The Fulvivirga maritima genome segment CATTCTGTAAGGGGTCAATATTTTGTTCTTCCAGAGATTTTCCAACTAATTTTTCTCGATTAGCTGATAAAATTGATTGAATATCATAATCCTTGGTGTAATAAACATAGAAACCATTTAAATTTCTTTTATTCAATTTAAAAGCAGTATTTAATTCATTTAATTGATATTCTGTTAAATAATTTAAATACTCATTTTCTTGTACAGGAAGTTGTTTTTCAGGTATTGCTTCTAGGAATTGTGAAAATGACAAAGTTTTAACATCTTGAGAAGATTCTTCTTTGTGTGAAACTCCAGAAGTTTTAAGTTTGGTATCGTGATTTTTACTCGTACACGATACAATTGACAGCCCTATTAATAACATTTTAAAATAACTCATATTATTGTATTTCTAGTTCAGGTTTATATCCTTGAATGTGTAGATGATCTTTATGGCCTCCATTGGAGTCATACTTGCCATATTTTAATAACTTATCCTTTTTAGATCCATAATAACTGGTTACCAATGATGTGAAACCAAATTTATTTAATGCATCATTAAATAAATTTTGACGGTTTTCGTCAAAATCCGGATCAGTTATCAGCATTCTTTTATTTGTTTTACTTTTATTGAGGTAACGTAAATCTCCATTAATACCTCGTGCATGAGTAGAACTTGGCGAGCCAATGCCTTCTTCATTTGTGAAACCATTAATCACTATATCGTCATATCCAACTTCCGCAATTGCACCCAATAAGGAAGCAAATGAAGTGATTTCAATGAACTCTCTGTCTGATGAATAAGTGTATTTTATTAAACCCTGATTATGCATTAGAAAACTAAAAGTTTAGAAAATCCTTCGATAATTGTGTAAAAAGATCGATTTTGATGAGGTATAAAAATCACCAGAATGGTTACTCAAAATATAGGGTCTTTACCCATTGAATATTCCTCCAAGCCAGTGACACCCTTTGGAGGGATGAGTTTAATGAAACGATTTATCGATCAGGTAGGGATACGAGAAAAATTAGCCGAACTGGCACTTCCATCTCCTGGTTCTAACCGAGGGTATGACCCCAAGCAAATCGTAGAGAGTTTTTGGCTGAGTATCTGGACAGGGGCTAGTAGATACATCCATTGTGACTGGTTGAGATATGATACTGTTTTACAGTCAATTTTTGGATGGGATGGTATGCCTAGCCAAAGTACCTACAGTCGTTTTTTTGGAAAATTCTCTCAATCCCTAAACAACGAAGTATTTCCAGAGCTTCAACAATGGTTCTTTGACCAGCTCCGTTTAGGAGCACTCACCATTGATTTTGATAGTACTGTGATCACTCGATATGGAGATCAACAAGGGAGTAGTAAAGGTTATAACCCCAACAAAAGAGGGAGAAATTCACATCACCCCTTGATGGCCTTTGTGAGTCAAACCAGAATGGTGGCCAATGCATGGCTCAGGCCAGGCAACACAGCGGCCAGTAGTAGTTGCAGGGAGTTCATGGAAGAAACCTTTAAGCACGCCTTGGCAGGACAAAAAGTAGGTCTGGTAAGGGCCGATAGTGGTTTTTACAACGAAGAAATCATGTCATATCTAGATGAAGAACTCCTCAATTACATTATGGCTGTACGCATGTACCCCAATGTAAAAAGCGAAGTTTGGGGGCTTAAAGATTGGGTCAAACTGGCAAAGGGAATAGAGCTGAACGAGATGGTTTTCAGTCATGAAAACGGTAAGCCAAGACGATACATTATTGTAAAAAAGCAAGTTGACATCAGGCCACATGCAGGAGGCAAGGAACTTTTTGAAGATCAGCCTGGCTATCGATATAGTTGCTATGTGACCAATATGGATTTACCTCTGGATCAGATTTGGAACATGTACAACACCCGCGCCGATTGTGAGAACAGAATTAAGGAATTGAAACAAGATTTTGGGCTTGAAAATTTTTGTTTACAAGATTTTTGGGCAACAGAAGCCTCCTTTCGCTTTATCATGGTGGCTTACAAGTTGATGAGTTTATTCAGGCATTTTGCGTTGAACCATCATCGAAAAGCAACCCTATCAACCCTCAGATCCTATTGCTTTGCATTAGGAGCCTGGACAGCAAACCATGCTAATAAAAAGGTTTTAAAAATCTCATTACCCTCCAAAAGAAGACCCTGGATGGAGGGAATATTCTTGAACATATCGTCTACTAGTCCTCCTTTTGATTATTCTAATGAATAATCCGGGTTAAAACATCACTTTTTTTATAGTTGACAGTTCTGGCTATTTCGGTCGGACTATGCCAGTTGTTTCGGTCAAACTATGCCAGTGATTTCGGTGTATCTATGCCACTTTAAGAGTTTCGTAATTTTAGTAAATATTAATGTTTCAACATACCTTTTCTCAAAGATTCTCCTTTGAGATCTATTCTATGAGAAGAGTTAACGAGCCTGTCTAATATGGCATCAGCAATAGTGCCTTCACCAATAATATCATACCAGGCTGATACTGGTATTTGAGAGGAGATTATAGTTGAAGTTTTTCCATGACGATCATCGATAATATCCATAAGTACTTCTCTTGCAATATTGTCCATGCTTTGTAAACCAAAATCATCTAGTATTAATAGTTTGGCAGAGGTAATTCGTTTAAGTTCTTTGATATAGGTGCCATCTACTTTGGCAAGTTTCATTTTGTTGAACAGGCGAGCTGTTACCTGATAGATGGTGCTATAGCCCATCAGACAAGCTTGTCTGCCTATGGCCTGACTCATAAAGCTTTTGCCAACTCCTGAAGCACCTGTAATAATGATGTTCTCACTTTGCTTGATGAACTGTAAGGAGGACAACCTGTTGAACATGTTTTTATCCAGATTCCTATTTTCAGAGAAAATTATTTCATCCATGTCTGCCTGCTGCTTGAAGGTGGCTTTTTTCATCAGCCGTGTAATCTTCTTATTCTGCCTGTCTTCCCATTCACTTTCAGTGAGTAAGGCCAGATATTCATCTGGGGTGCATTTTTGATAAGCATTGCTACTGAGTTGTTGCCTGTGCAGTTCAGCCATCGCAGACAGCCTCATGGATTTTAATTTTTCTATTGTTTGATTATTGTTCATAAAATTATTGTTTACTGGTAATGGTTAGCCCCTCTGATGTTTTTGTGAGAAGGGATATGTGATTGATGGTTTTCTTGTTCTATTTCATGCTCGTCCATATTATTACTGAGTATATTTTTGAGCCTTTGATAGCTGTAAGTGTCATGATGAACAGCCCTTAGGCAGGCTTTATCTACACGCTCATGCCCATAGTTTTTGGCCAGCATTAAAATGCCCATAGCTCTTTTGTAGTTAATCTCAGGATAGTCCCCCTGCAGGAATAAACCTGTCATAAACAGCTTTACATTTACACCTATTTTACCTCCCTGATCAGAAAAGTACTTGGGACTCCATTGGCTATAAGCACGGTGTGTACTGGAGAGGTGATTCTTATTAGTAATATAAGCCCCCTTACTCATCACTCTATTATGCAGAGCAATGCGTTGGCTTTTGTAGTATACTTCAACATGTTTGGAGGTATACTGTATCTGAGTTTGAGAGCCAATGTAGCGATAGGGAACGCTATAATAAGTCTTGTCAGCCGAGAAGTATACATATCCCATCTTCTGTACCTTGGCTCTGGCGTATTCTTTAACCTGATAAGTAGTTTGAGGTAAGCTTTTTAGAAGGGATGATTCTACAGATTGGAACAGCTCTTTTCTGGAAGCTTCTTTTCTTTGAAAAAGTACATTATTATAACCCTTAAGATGATGTTGGATCTCTTCATTAAGCGCTTCAATAGAGAAGAAAGTCATTTTACGCATAGGGTAATAAATGCGCTGATAGGCCAGCTGAACAGCATTTTCTACCAGTGCTTTATCTTGTGGGGCATAACTACGTGTAGGGTTTATGGCACACCCATAGTGATGAGCAAAGTCTTTGAAAGTTTTATTAATAACCGCCTCATACTTACTGGATCGGGTAACTGCCGATTTAAGGTTGTCTGACACGATGGCTACAGGTACTCCTCCAAAGAAGCGGAGTGCATTATTGAGGCATTGAATAAAGTCCTCCCTTTTTTGACTTTTACAGGCTTCCACATAAGTATACTGACTAAAAGGAAGTGTAGCCACAAAAACTTCTACCTGGCTTACTTCTCCAGTAGATGGATCTACTACTTCTAATTTCTTACCTGCAAAATCAACATAGAGCTCTTTTCCTGCCTTGTGCTCTAACTTCATAGAACCTTTGGCCTGTTTGTACTTACGCTGATAATGGGTGGTAAACTGGGTGTAACTATAACTATCCTGAGTTTGCTCAGCATACAACTGGTAGTGGTACTGAAGGGTAAAGCCTGGGTGATGACGCTGTGGGTGCATGGTCTCAAAAAAACGCATTAAAACCGCATAACGATCATTGTTTATGGTTGTCTTAGACGAAAACAGTTCTTCTAAGGCATCAGTATCCAACTGGAGCAATGCTTCCATGGGCTGGCCGCTTGACTGAAGTGATCGCAAATAATGGTTAACAGTGTTTCTATTCACACCCAGGGTCAAAGCAATTTGCCGATTGCTCAATCCTCTCAAATGAAGATTGATAATTTGTTTTAAGTCCATTATGTCAAGTTTATTCGCCATCCTTTTTTTGGGGCGATATTAACAATCAATGAACTCTTAAAGTGGCATAAATCGAACCGTAATAGGTATCAATTATTATAATATGGTGGCACAAATCGAACCGTAATCAAGTAGATACACTGGCACGGTTTGAACCGAAATCACTGGCATACACCTGACCGAAATGGGTGGCATAATTCAAACCGTGGTATCCAGATGAGCTAACACTCCCGTTCAAACAGGGTTCTAGTATTGTTAAAGCACGCTCTAACTGTTTATTCATAGAAATAAAAGAGATAGGCATGTTACTTTAAAAGAAACATGCCACAATGGAATAAGATTTTGGTTAATTGATTTTAAGTTAAAAATCTGATTCTTCTAGCCTAATCTCTTTACCATCTTCTATGAGGGGACTGACGGCATAATATTCCTCGTCTTTTAGATAGATTGTTATTAACGGTTTGCTTAAATCTCCTGTATACTCATCGTAATCTACAGAAAGTGATTCATTATAAAATAGTTTTAAAATGCCTTTTTCTTGTTGCTTAATACAAGAGTATTCTAAATATCTAAGGACTGAAAAATTTCTGTAAAGCGCGGTTTTGTCGTCAATATTTTCTATTTCATACATGATTCCAGGATCCGTTGCTTCTGTGCCTTTTATATGATATATTAACTTATAAAAATCATACTCATCTGATCTTAATTCAGATTCAATTATGTCAACCGCCTGATTGAAGTCTCTTGCGATATTAGTTATTTTGTAATCTTTATTAATTAACTTAATCTTTATATACACAATCGTTTCATGACCCATATTTATAAAAACGACTTTATATACGTTGTTTTTAGATGTTTTTGAAACATTTAAAGTGTTTATATCGAATTTCTCGTAGTCTTGAGCATGTATTATCCCATTATAATCTAAGTCACCCAAATGTTTACTAAAATCTTCAGATAGATATTTATCGAAATCACATGTGTTTGTGCTATTATTTAAGTCAGTAAGATAGGAAGCATAAAAATCTCTGATAAAATTGATTAATTTGATTTCATCATTATTATTTTCTAACTCTGTTTTTTGCGTTTCAATGTTAACTGTTGAAATATCACCTATAGCATTCTTTTCTTTTTTAGCATGTTGTGTACACGAAATACTTGCTTGAATAAAAAAGAAAAGGATTAAAAGTCTTAATTTTTTATTTATTCCCATCTGTAAATTTTATATTTTGGTTGTGCATTTCTATATGATTCACCTGGATAAAAGGTTCTTTGAACAAAATCAGAAACCCAGTTTTCTCCATTATACATTTGGATATGACCATCTGGATTATTTTTGAAAGACTCCATAACGACTATATCTCCTATTTTATCATCTCCAATAGGAACCTCTACAAATCCTTTCTTTAGCAAAAAAGGACCGTAGTCTTTCGCTGACAATGGTCTTCCTGCAGTACTCATTCCACCTGCTTCTAATGCCAATCGGACATACTTGGCACAATAGCCTACAGCTACATCTATAGCCCCAGCTCTTTTGTTTAATCTTTCGATTACTTTATTTAAATCAAGTCCTTCTTTTTT includes the following:
- the istA gene encoding IS21 family transposase, whose product is MDLKQIINLHLRGLSNRQIALTLGVNRNTVNHYLRSLQSSGQPMEALLQLDTDALEELFSSKTTINNDRYAVLMRFFETMHPQRHHPGFTLQYHYQLYAEQTQDSYSYTQFTTHYQRKYKQAKGSMKLEHKAGKELYVDFAGKKLEVVDPSTGEVSQVEVFVATLPFSQYTYVEACKSQKREDFIQCLNNALRFFGGVPVAIVSDNLKSAVTRSSKYEAVINKTFKDFAHHYGCAINPTRSYAPQDKALVENAVQLAYQRIYYPMRKMTFFSIEALNEEIQHHLKGYNNVLFQRKEASRKELFQSVESSLLKSLPQTTYQVKEYARAKVQKMGYVYFSADKTYYSVPYRYIGSQTQIQYTSKHVEVYYKSQRIALHNRVMSKGAYITNKNHLSSTHRAYSQWSPKYFSDQGGKIGVNVKLFMTGLFLQGDYPEINYKRAMGILMLAKNYGHERVDKACLRAVHHDTYSYQRLKNILSNNMDEHEIEQENHQSHIPSHKNIRGANHYQ
- a CDS encoding YbjP/YqhG family protein, coding for MGINKKLRLLILFFFIQASISCTQHAKKEKNAIGDISTVNIETQKTELENNNDEIKLINFIRDFYASYLTDLNNSTNTCDFDKYLSEDFSKHLGDLDYNGIIHAQDYEKFDINTLNVSKTSKNNVYKVVFINMGHETIVYIKIKLINKDYKITNIARDFNQAVDIIESELRSDEYDFYKLIYHIKGTEATDPGIMYEIENIDDKTALYRNFSVLRYLEYSCIKQQEKGILKLFYNESLSVDYDEYTGDLSKPLITIYLKDEEYYAVSPLIEDGKEIRLEESDF
- the istB gene encoding IS21-like element helper ATPase IstB, whose product is MNNNQTIEKLKSMRLSAMAELHRQQLSSNAYQKCTPDEYLALLTESEWEDRQNKKITRLMKKATFKQQADMDEIIFSENRNLDKNMFNRLSSLQFIKQSENIIITGASGVGKSFMSQAIGRQACLMGYSTIYQVTARLFNKMKLAKVDGTYIKELKRITSAKLLILDDFGLQSMDNIAREVLMDIIDDRHGKTSTIISSQIPVSAWYDIIGEGTIADAILDRLVNSSHRIDLKGESLRKGMLKH
- a CDS encoding IS1380 family transposase gives rise to the protein MVTQNIGSLPIEYSSKPVTPFGGMSLMKRFIDQVGIREKLAELALPSPGSNRGYDPKQIVESFWLSIWTGASRYIHCDWLRYDTVLQSIFGWDGMPSQSTYSRFFGKFSQSLNNEVFPELQQWFFDQLRLGALTIDFDSTVITRYGDQQGSSKGYNPNKRGRNSHHPLMAFVSQTRMVANAWLRPGNTAASSSCREFMEETFKHALAGQKVGLVRADSGFYNEEIMSYLDEELLNYIMAVRMYPNVKSEVWGLKDWVKLAKGIELNEMVFSHENGKPRRYIIVKKQVDIRPHAGGKELFEDQPGYRYSCYVTNMDLPLDQIWNMYNTRADCENRIKELKQDFGLENFCLQDFWATEASFRFIMVAYKLMSLFRHFALNHHRKATLSTLRSYCFALGAWTANHANKKVLKISLPSKRRPWMEGIFLNISSTSPPFDYSNE